A window of Akkermansia muciniphila contains these coding sequences:
- a CDS encoding nucleoid-associated protein, with protein sequence MTDNNMRRIDYSLLVIDKLIIHDIPKHRKNEIGSPYYSENESTITDGLRTFFQDKIKAALISDQAFKVCFKNTLIPSVPACVISILNSDVDFIEKSKEIARNLYDIQQGNNAAGILLILKGNISDFPVCVILKLERDNGAQLILDSNSKTFNVEEVKDLMLTRKTKVFKVALFTVRSNFEIDYDGHLMDYQINIKNKNGTDTFFLNFMGCVPYMDPKIATKNFYDLTKEYINTIPDSLLRSKYTQDLNSYLQKNQSIINPIEFANDYMIDTEHKNGYREFLQTKKFELTAYAKDDALIKTYINKILIEFENGVSLLGGNGTFEDKVLFTNDEKTGECKAEIKSKIRKVK encoded by the coding sequence GTGACAGATAATAATATGAGAAGAATTGATTATTCGTTGTTGGTCATTGATAAATTGATTATCCATGATATTCCAAAGCACCGGAAGAATGAAATAGGAAGTCCTTATTATAGTGAAAATGAAAGTACTATAACAGATGGATTGAGAACTTTTTTTCAAGATAAAATAAAAGCAGCTTTGATAAGTGATCAGGCATTTAAAGTTTGTTTTAAAAATACGCTCATTCCATCTGTGCCAGCTTGTGTAATTTCCATCCTGAATTCCGATGTAGACTTTATAGAAAAGTCTAAAGAAATTGCAAGGAATCTTTATGATATACAACAGGGAAATAATGCTGCTGGAATACTTCTTATATTGAAAGGAAATATTTCTGATTTTCCTGTATGTGTAATATTAAAACTCGAAAGAGACAACGGTGCTCAGTTAATATTGGATTCAAATAGCAAAACATTTAACGTAGAGGAAGTAAAAGATTTGATGCTGACAAGAAAAACAAAAGTTTTTAAGGTAGCGCTATTTACGGTTCGTTCTAATTTTGAAATCGATTATGACGGTCATTTAATGGATTATCAAATCAATATTAAAAATAAAAATGGAACAGATACTTTTTTCTTGAACTTCATGGGATGTGTTCCGTATATGGATCCAAAAATAGCAACAAAAAATTTTTATGATTTAACAAAAGAATATATAAATACAATTCCAGATTCCTTGCTACGTTCAAAATATACTCAAGATTTAAATTCTTATTTACAAAAGAATCAGTCGATTATTAATCCGATAGAGTTTGCTAATGATTACATGATAGATACAGAGCATAAAAACGGCTATCGGGAATTTTTGCAAACAAAGAAGTTCGAGCTTACTGCGTATGCTAAAGACGATGCTTTAATAAAAACTTATATTAATAAAATTTTAATAGAATTTGAAAATGGCGTATCTCTATTGGGGGGAAATGGAACATTTGAGGATAAAGTATTATTTACAAATGATGAAAAAACCGGAGAATGTAAGGCTGAAATTAAATCTAAAATAAGGAAAGTTAAATAA
- a CDS encoding transposase, giving the protein MTAESASNPLKRFAKSLSKNFNEVVNFLKYRITSGRIEAANASISRIQSKTCGLFNIPYLFLKLRQAFYQQI; this is encoded by the coding sequence ATGACGGCAGAAAGCGCGAGCAATCCTCTCAAACGTTTTGCGAAGAGTCTTTCCAAAAACTTCAATGAAGTGGTCAATTTTCTCAAATACAGGATTACCAGTGGGAGAATTGAGGCAGCGAATGCTTCCATTTCAAGGATTCAGAGTAAAACCTGCGGGTTATTCAATATCCCTTATCTCTTCCTAAAACTTCGACAAGCCTTTTACCAGCAAATTTGA
- a CDS encoding radical SAM protein: MRPIFSETDLNERPFLVFWEVTRACALACKHCRAVAQPRPHPDELTHEEALRLIDQLAELRPPMLVLTGGDPVMRPDILELIRAAAGKGLHVALSPAATARLLHTDFHALKEAGVQSMSLSLDGAHEATHDAFRGVPHTYERTLRAAEMAKEAGMHLQINTTITKSTLGEFDDFVELMKKMEPGMWSVFLLVPTGRAAMDEMPTAEEVEAVWEKLSKVSREVPFGVKTTEGHHYRRVALQEARAQGSKPARRAIPTRDGKGIMFISHTGEIQPSGFLPITAGNVRTDDPGEIYRRHPLFLKLRDDNALEGKCGRCEYRTVCGGSRSRAYAVYGDMMAEDNLCLYQPRLSQHHD; encoded by the coding sequence ATGCGACCGATTTTTAGTGAAACAGATCTCAATGAACGCCCCTTTCTGGTTTTCTGGGAAGTGACGCGTGCTTGCGCGCTGGCGTGCAAGCATTGCCGCGCCGTGGCCCAGCCGCGGCCCCACCCTGATGAACTGACCCATGAGGAAGCCCTGCGCCTGATTGACCAATTGGCGGAGCTGCGCCCTCCCATGCTGGTGCTGACGGGCGGGGACCCCGTCATGAGGCCGGATATTCTGGAATTGATCCGCGCGGCCGCCGGCAAGGGGCTGCACGTAGCGTTGAGCCCCGCCGCTACAGCCCGGCTGCTGCATACGGACTTCCATGCCTTGAAAGAGGCCGGGGTTCAAAGCATGTCCCTGAGCCTGGACGGTGCGCATGAGGCCACCCATGACGCCTTCCGCGGCGTCCCCCACACGTATGAGCGGACCCTGCGCGCGGCGGAAATGGCGAAGGAAGCGGGCATGCACCTGCAAATCAACACCACCATCACCAAGAGCACCCTGGGCGAGTTTGATGACTTTGTGGAGCTGATGAAGAAGATGGAGCCGGGCATGTGGAGCGTGTTCCTGCTGGTGCCTACGGGCCGGGCCGCCATGGATGAAATGCCCACGGCGGAAGAAGTGGAGGCCGTCTGGGAAAAACTCAGCAAGGTAAGCCGTGAAGTCCCCTTCGGCGTCAAGACCACGGAAGGGCACCATTACCGCCGCGTGGCGCTTCAGGAAGCCCGCGCGCAGGGGAGCAAGCCCGCGCGCCGCGCCATTCCCACCCGGGACGGCAAGGGCATCATGTTCATCTCCCATACCGGGGAAATCCAGCCTTCCGGATTCCTGCCAATCACGGCGGGAAACGTGCGGACGGATGATCCGGGGGAAATTTACCGCAGGCACCCCCTTTTCCTCAAACTCCGGGATGACAATGCACTGGAAGGCAAATGCGGCCGGTGCGAGTACCGCACCGTTTGCGGCGGCTCCCGTTCCCGCGCCTATGCCGTTTACGGAGATATGATGGCGGAAGACAACCTCTGCCTCTACCAGCCCAGGCTTTCACAACACCATGATTAA
- a CDS encoding radical SAM protein yields MINITRLWTGAEQPADHLRYGQGHGHGRSAGGAVESCAPASSRVRKPIVVWNITRTCNLKCVHCYADASARKFEGELDWDQCCAVIDDLADYKVNALLFSGGEPLVHPRFMELLERATGKGLKVTISTNGTRITPEAAARFKELGVAYVGISLDGIGAVHDKFRGVEGSFEQAVRGFKLCSEVGQKTGLRLTLTRNNVQCMEQILDFIDANDIQRVCFYHLVPTGRGVEVQTLTQEEARHAMDTLIARVEQWKAEGKNREVLTVTQPADGIYLLLRQLREGSPLAKDTLNLLQWNGGGANSSGRGIANIDTQGVVHPDQFWQSVTLGNVKANLFSDLWDAKAGAAAEMLPELRGSDDPLERQKKIEGRCGRCVHFSLCGGGFRTRAAFANGHWYGSDPGCYLTEEEISTPLTEVR; encoded by the coding sequence ATGATTAATATTACCAGACTTTGGACAGGGGCGGAACAGCCCGCGGACCATTTAAGATACGGGCAGGGCCACGGGCACGGCCGCTCTGCGGGAGGCGCCGTGGAATCCTGCGCCCCGGCTTCGTCCCGCGTCCGCAAGCCCATTGTGGTCTGGAACATCACGCGCACCTGCAACCTCAAGTGCGTGCATTGCTATGCGGACGCCTCCGCCCGGAAATTTGAAGGGGAGCTGGATTGGGACCAGTGCTGCGCGGTCATTGACGATCTGGCGGACTACAAGGTGAACGCCCTGCTGTTCTCCGGCGGGGAGCCGCTGGTGCATCCGCGCTTCATGGAGCTGCTGGAACGCGCCACCGGGAAGGGGCTGAAAGTGACCATCTCCACGAACGGCACCCGCATTACGCCGGAAGCCGCCGCGCGGTTCAAGGAACTGGGCGTGGCGTACGTGGGCATTTCCCTGGACGGCATCGGCGCCGTTCATGACAAGTTCCGCGGAGTGGAAGGCTCCTTTGAACAGGCGGTACGCGGTTTCAAGCTCTGCAGTGAAGTGGGGCAGAAGACGGGCCTGCGCCTGACGCTGACCCGCAACAACGTGCAGTGCATGGAACAGATTCTGGACTTCATTGACGCCAATGACATCCAGCGCGTCTGTTTCTATCATCTGGTCCCCACGGGCCGCGGCGTGGAGGTGCAGACCCTGACGCAGGAAGAGGCGCGCCATGCCATGGATACCCTGATTGCCCGCGTGGAGCAATGGAAGGCGGAAGGGAAGAACCGTGAAGTGCTGACCGTCACCCAGCCCGCGGACGGCATTTACCTGCTGCTGCGCCAGCTCCGGGAAGGTTCTCCGCTGGCCAAGGATACGCTGAACCTGCTCCAGTGGAACGGCGGCGGGGCGAACAGCTCCGGCCGCGGCATTGCCAACATTGATACACAGGGAGTGGTGCATCCGGACCAGTTCTGGCAGTCCGTCACGCTGGGCAATGTGAAGGCCAACCTGTTTTCCGATCTGTGGGACGCCAAGGCGGGCGCCGCGGCGGAGATGCTGCCTGAACTGCGCGGGTCCGACGATCCCCTGGAACGGCAGAAAAAAATTGAAGGCCGCTGCGGCCGCTGCGTGCACTTTTCCCTGTGCGGCGGCGGCTTCCGCACGCGTGCCGCGTTTGCCAACGGGCACTGGTACGGGTCTGATCCCGGCTGCTACCTGACGGAAGAGGAAATTTCCACTCCCCTCACGGAAGTCAGATAA